GCGTGTGTACGAGACGTAGCTGCCGCGCACCCACTGGCCATACTTCCACGGACCGGTGCCCACCGGCGCATTGTTGAGCGGGTTGGTGATGATGTCCTTACCTGCGTAAAGATGCTTCGGCACGACCACCTGATACTGACCGGCAAGGATCGACTTGAAGAAGAACTCCGGCACCGGCGTGGAGAATTCGAGTTTGACGGTGTGCGCATCGGGGGCGCTTACGCGCTTGAGCGCCTTGAGCGCGACACCGGCCGAGATGGGCTTCCAGTGCTCTTGCACGTTGTAGACGACATCGTCCGCGGTGAACGGTTTGCCGTCGTGCCAGAGCACGTTCTTGCGCAGGGCAACGGTGTATGTCCTGAAGTCGGCCGACGCTTTGACGTCCGTTGCGAGCACGGGCTGGAAAGCGAGTTTCTCGTCGATCTTGAGCAGACGTTCGAGAATCTTGGTCGACGTCATGAACGGGCTGGAGCCGCCGCCGCCCGGCACGAACAGCGCCTGCGGTTCCAGTCCGCCCCAACTGGCCACGAGCGTGCCGCCGCGACGCGGCGTGACGGCACTGGACGCATCCGCCGCAACGGCGCGCGTCGGTGAGACGAGCCAGCCGGTCGTTCCCGCGAGCGCAGCGGAGGTGGCGGCCAGCGCGCCGCCAGCGCTGCGATACAGGAACTGACGACGTGAACGGGAATGGGACGAACCCCGGAACTTACGCATGATGAACTCCGAAAAACGCGACGCCGGTGCGATCTCGCCGACGTCTTCAATCTGATGATCTTCAATCAGCTAAGGGGTGGAAACGGGTGGTCGGCGCGATGCCGACGTACGCTACGCAGGCGGCAACGTGGCATAACTCGCGCGACCGATGGCGACGAGCGCCCCTTGCGCGTTGACCAGATCGACGTCGGCTACACCGATGCTCTTGCCGAGCCGTCGCACCCGGGCGATGGCGCGCAAATCGGTGTCGATGGCCGGGCGCAGGTAGTCGACGCGAAAGTTGACCGTCGGCAGTCCACGGCCGACGAGCATGCCGACAGCGAAGTCACCGACCGTGTCGATCACGGCGGCAAGCGGGCCACCGTGCCAC
The Pandoraea oxalativorans genome window above contains:
- a CDS encoding PaaI family thioesterase, translated to MSTTPRTLSVEQVQQAFDNSTFIAWLGMRVTALDHEAQTIEVDIPFQNAFERGAGTRQWHGGPLAAVIDTVGDFAVGMLVGRGLPTVNFRVDYLRPAIDTDLRAIARVRRLGKSIGVADVDLVNAQGALVAIGRASYATLPPA